The proteins below come from a single Chrysoperla carnea chromosome 1, inChrCarn1.1, whole genome shotgun sequence genomic window:
- the LOC123305251 gene encoding 60S acidic ribosomal protein P1-like — translation MASKAELACVYSALILVDDDVAVTGEKIQTILKAANVDVEPYWPGLFAEALEGINVKDLITSLGSGVGAAPAAGGAAAAPATGAAPDAAAKEEKKKEPEPEESDDDMGLGLFD, via the coding sequence atggctTCAAAAGCCGAATTAGCTTGTGTTTATTCTGCGTTAATTTTGGTTGATGACGATGTTGCCGTAACCGGTGAAAAAATCCAAACAATCTTAAAAGCAGCCAATGTTGATGTAGAACCATACTGGCCAGGTTTATTCGCCGAGGCATTAGAAGGAATCAATGTTAAAGATTTAATCACAAGCTTGGGCTCTGGTGTTGGAGCTGCACCAGCTGCAGGCGGTGCTGCTGCTGCCCCTGCCACAGGCGCTGCTCCAGATGCTGCTGCCAAGGAAGAAAAGAAAAAGGAACCAGAACCCGAGGAATCTGACGATGATATGGGTCTTGGACTTTTTGATTAA